A part of Tigriopus californicus strain San Diego chromosome 10, Tcal_SD_v2.1, whole genome shotgun sequence genomic DNA contains:
- the LOC131888046 gene encoding uncharacterized protein LOC131888046, with the protein MSNKKASTDTSFFNTAQVNDNGPFVRRLQSHMPWHDDDHHSRRRRRQYHGKHLWFGLLILAGLPSGEARSDQVQRCDGGVLKVKHGRVVKVLDEYSLIVGCKPGFVLIGSHQVNCGPDGTILSKKLPKCRKSKAKTPTTRHNRDKKKARGSRHQPKFTAQSSQHENSIKLSVLRNELGNIHRRISPQSKYQDLMVGDEPQEDNEYDDAEYYDDYDGYDGYDDYDNYEGDDYDEEYDEEGDYENTDYGLDDKLDGNGEDVDLEGDDIYDQTLDGLETYDENLEAADTYDDEKSDQVETTETRGSYDEDVEAEGNDQYGDFYDYNYDDRSETKPENPPIRTNLTDSTNQNAEYYDVDEPLEASIPSKSSDRGEKEYEATEREEDSNYNYQTGEYDENRGEEFAEEGNLPAETSSTQTNALEEDRRFTDDEDLSFGSGSVSPDDEDLGYGSGDYDGYPSDYGPTTTAPPTSTTTTTTTTKTTTTTTTTTTKTTTKTTTTTAFTTATDEITSTIMVVDWTTASPGSSISKVKPTDSVIVTDDEDLYNELNIDHEGSGFDDGSGEDETNAESENDSDTQSAMTTISIEERQQIRNSFYIQNEADILRLDTSCVLEFKEAPEIEHATVRGYDHRVENVASPGKFYAEASYKCDKGYEFEDPALSKLYCSENDWIGKRPMCLPGSTHPDAVPECQPEDAQKCDQLCVLEGDFQPLCQCYGGYTLNQNGRTCDDINECSYENGGCDHQCINKPGTFMCECEPGFTAQGNYCIDINECLLNNGHGPCQDKCKNTEGGYQCSCEGLPGTVLSEEDQHTCQDMNGCKKNNGGCSHECIHSYGQVFCLCPSGLELDKDWKTCLDVDECASGALKCSGSCVNTPGSAHCACDPGFEMNEKHECLDVDECFESLNPCSHECLNSLGSFECTCPFGYSLDEDGLICRDMDECSIDNGGCEHECVNREGGHECRCRSGFMTDPSNVNYCQDVDECEDDPYRCHHGDCLNNQGSFVCECHQGFELSPENLCEDVDECGDDPCGDVGQCVNSLGSYECKCLRGYLFHNGTCIDINECLLGNPCINGDCVNTEPGYDCVCFKGFIFHNGVCEDQDECQFDNPCGPNGSCQNLVGEYQCACDAGYAFDETTCVDVDECEQDPCGRHGDCVNMQGSYICRCHPGFELVQGICEDVNECLDDLNCASGTCNNLPGSYECACPNGYHLPFGSTDCEDVNECETENGGCHHECANTPGSYVCRCNDGFEVNPSNERLCVDHDECQSNLHGCSHKCVNNIGGFECQCHRGYAVDPADPKACTDINECLVQNGGCMHECVNNVGSFNCSCRAGFWTPPSEPSDCLDLNECLNDDKGGCSHICQNLEGSFKCDCPPGYKLKHDGKTCKRIHKKVDAACKSAKRPRHGFLKCNKRKNNGRFPVGTKCKLKCRRGFRPTNVMRKRCLADATWRGPDALCEPISCPGIPPISNGWVEPLNCQHGTHRLGTKCTFQCLPGFTLTGPSETKCTGKSTWRNLTTLPTCTNEFPKPFIICPPDMVKPLPGSSTSVYVMFAQPKTNVDWFRYVDSEPKWAKQLEGEMIRGKHVVTFRAKSPVGNQVASCQMIIHIQDKEPPTVRKCPSSFDRTLTPGQSSIMVTWIEPIFHDNVQIQHVMASYLPGHYFSKGRHDVLYTATDADGNKAKCGFTITIYVAPPHLVGVTSRPTFRPQQQLPAPLGSATHSNSNARHHARPRSRQHSFYSRFSIPAKCHDVPEIQNGQMECIDSHIGKKCTPKCDPGHEIYQKFGSRIPTYLCNNFRVDWEIRRFIPDCSPVKALSSGTKCESGWETIQDQCFACPPGMFRSEFDLLCHDCAKGFYTESFASESCSECPLHHTTRTRGSRSSSSCHYYRPKTDGNIYGRGNYAERKPNLGFQLYNRWSNVKKSKRNVAAKTKTVKS; encoded by the exons ATGAGCAATAAGAAGGCCTCAACAGATACCAGCTTCTTTAACACGGCCCAAGTGAATGACAATGGGCCTTTCGTTCGACGGCTTCAAAGCCACATGCCTTGGCacgatgatgatcatcattcCCGCCGACGAAGACGTCAATACCATGGCAAACATTTATGGTTTGGCCTGCTGATTTTGGCAGGCCTACCTTCCGGGGAAGCTAGGTCAgaccaagttcaaagatgCGATGGTGGTGTGCTAAAAGTCAAGCATGGACGAGTCGTCAAAGTCTTGGATGAGTATAGCTTGATCGTTGGCTGCAAACCAGGGTTTGTCTTGATAGGATCGCACCAAGTCAATTGCGGACCAGATGGAACTATATTGAGCAAAAAACTACCAAAGTGTCGGAAAAGTAAGGCCAAGACGCCCACCACACGTCACAACAGAGACAAGAAAAAAGCCCGGGGATCTCGTCACCAGCCAAAGTTTACTGCTCAGTCAAGCCAACACGAGAACTCGATCAAGTTATCGGTGCTGCGAAATGAGTTAGGAAACATCCATCGTCGGATTTCTCCTCAAAGTAAATACCAAGATCTGATGGTGGGTGATGAGCCTCAGGAGGACAACGAATACGACGATGCCGAATACTACGATGACTATGATGGCTATGATGGCTATGATGACTATGACAATTATGAAGGGGATGACTACGACGAGGAATATGATGAAGAGGGTGATTACGAAAACACAGATTATGGCCTTGATGACAAACTTGATGGGAATGGCGAGGATGTTGATCTGGAGGGTGATGATATCTATGACCAGACTTTGGACGGGCTCGAGACTTACGATGAGAACTTGGAAGCAGCAGACACTTATGATGACGAGAAGTCCGATCAGGTTGAAACAACGGAAACGAGAGGATCTTATGATGAGGATGTAGAGGCTGAAGGCAACGATCAATACGGCGATTTTTATGACTACAACTACGATGACAGATCGGAAACCAAGCCCGAAAATCCACCTATCCGCACTAACCTCACCGATAGTACAAACCAAAATGCTGAGTATTATGATGTAGATGAACCTCTTGAAGCCTCGATCCCCAGCAAATCATCTGACCGTGGGGAAAAAGAATATGAGGCAACGGAAAGAGAAGAGGACAGCAACTACAATTACCAAACCGGGGAATATGACGAAAATCGTGGTGAAGAATTTGCCGAAGAAGGCAATTTGCCAGCTGAAACAAGTTCAACTCAAACGAATGCACTTGAAGAAGATCGCCGTTTTACAGATGATGAGGACCTCAGTTTTGGAAGTGGATCAGTGAGTCCTGATGATGAGGATTTGGGTTACGGTTCGGGTGATTACGACGGTTACCCTTCTGATTATGGCCCCACAACAACTGCTCCTCCaacctcaacaacaacaacaacaacaacgaccaaaaccaccaccaccaccaccaccaccaccacaaagACTACGACCAAAACCACAACAACGACGGCCTTTACAACTGCCACTGATGAAATTACTTCAACCATCATGGTAGTCGATTGGACAACCGCCTCTCCTGGTTCCTCCATATCCAAGGTTAAGCCAACTGATTCAGTCATAGTAACCGATGATGAAGACTTATACAACGAGTTGAATATTGACCATGAAGGATCAGGATTTGATGACGGATCTGGAGAGGATGAAACTAATGCGGAGTCGGAGAACGACTCCGACACCCAATCAGCCATGACAACCATATCAATTGAAGAACGACAACAGATTAGAAATTCCTTCTACATACAAAATGAGGCCGATATTCTGAGGTTGGACACGTCGTGTGTCCTAGAGTTCAAGGAGGCACCCGAAATTGAGCACGCTACCGTCCG aggCTATGATCACAGGGTCGAAAATGTCGCCTCCCCTGGAAAATTTTATGCTGAAGCCTCGTACAAATGTGACAAAGGTTACGAGTTTGAGGACCCTGCTTTGAGCAAGTTGTATTGCTCTGAAAACGATTGGATCGGGAAGAGACCCATGTGCTTACCAGGATCCACCCATCCCGACGCTGTCCCAGAGTGCCAACCGGAAGATGCTCAAAAATGCGACCAGTTGTGTGTTTTAGAAGGAGATTTTCAGCCCTTGTGCCAATGCTACGGGGGCTACACTCTCAATCAGAACGGACGCACATGTGACGATATCAATGAATGTTCTTATGAAAATGGGGGATGTGATCACCAATGCATCAATAAACCAGGAACCTTCATGTGCGAGTGTGAGCCGGGGTTCACTGCTCAAGGCAACTATTGCATCGACATCAACGAGTGTCTCCTTAACAATGGACACGGGCCTTGTCAGGACAAGTGTAAAAACACTGAAGGAGGATATCAATGCTCATGCGAAGGCCTTCCCGGAACAGTTCTCTCCGAGGAAGACCAACACACATGCCAAGATATGAATGgatgcaagaaaaacaacgGAGGATGCTCTCATGAATGTATTCACAGCTACGGTCAAGTGTTTTGCTTGTGTCCTTCTGGCCTTGAACTGGACAAGGATTGGAAAACGTGCTTGGACGTCGACGAATGTGCCTCGGGGGCGCTAAAGTGTTCCGGGTCTTGTGTCAACACCCCGGGATCAGCACATTGTGCGTGCGATCCtggctttgaaatgaatgaaaagcaTGAATGCTTGGATGTGGACGAGTGTTTCGAGAGCCTCAACCCTTGCAGTCATGAGTGCTTGAACAGTCTCGGCTCATTTGAATGCACTTGTCCATTCGGCTACAGCCTCGATGAAGACGGCTTGATCTGTCGAGATATGGACGAATGTTCAATCGATAACGGAGGATGTGAGCACGAGTGTGTCAACCGTGAAGGAGGACACGAGTGTCGATGTCGATCGGGATTCATGACTGATCCGAGCAACGTCAATTATTGCCAAGATGTGGACGAGTGTGAGGACGATCCTTATCGATGTCATCACGGTGACTGTCTGAACAATCAAGGCTCATTCGTTTGCGAATGTCATCAGGGGTTTGAACTCTCCCCTGAAAATTTGTGCGAAGATGTTGATGAATGTGGGGACGACCCTTGTGGAGATGTGGGTCAATGCGTTAACAGCTTGGGCTCTTATGAGTGTAAATGCCTTCGAGGATATTTATTTCACAATGGTACTTGCATCGATATCAACGAATGCTTGCTAGGAAATCCATGCATCAATGGCGACTGCGTCAACACTGAGCCAGGGTACGATTGCGTCTGTTTCAAGGGATTCATTTTCCACAACGGAGTTTGCGAGGACCAAGATGAATGCCAATTCGATAACCCATGTGGGCCCAACGGATCGTGTCAGAATCTGGTCGGGGAGTATCAATGCGCTTGTGACGCGGGTTATGCGTTCGATGAGACCACTTGTGTGGATGTGGATGAGTGTGAGCAAGATCCATGTGGTAGACACGGTGATTGTGTAAATATGCAGGGCTCTTACATCTGCCGTTGCCATCCCGGCTTTGAGTTAGTGCAAGGTATTTGCGAAGATGTCAATGAATGTTTGGATGATCTAAATTGCGCCTCAGGCACTTGCAATAATCTCCCTGGGTCGTATGAATGCGCTTGTCCCAATGGGTACCATTTGCCATTTGGCTCCACAGATTGTGAGGATGTCAACGAATGTGaaacagaaaatggtggctGTCACCACGAGTGCGCTAATACTCCCGGATCATATGTCTGTCGATGCAACGATGGATTCGAGGTCAATCCAAGTAATGAGAGACTCTGTGTGGATCACGACGAATGCCAAAGCAATCTGCATGGCTGTAGTCACAAATGTGTCAACAACATTGGCGGCTTTGAATGTCAATGCCATCGTGGATATGCCGTTGATCCTGCAGACCCTAAGGCTTGCACTGATATTAATGAATGTCTGGTTCAAAATGGGGGATGCATGCACGAATGCGTGAATAACGTGGGATCATTCAATTGCTCTTGCCGAGCAGGATTTTGGACCCCACCTTCGGAGCCGAGTGATTGTCTCGATTTAAACGAGTGTCTTAACGACGATAAAGGTGGATGCTCTCACATCTGCCAGAATCTCGAAGGTTCCTTCAAATGTGATTGCCCACCGGGCTACAAGTTGAAGCATGACGGGAAAACGTGTAAACGGATTCACAAAAAGGTCGATGCTGCATGCAAATCTGCGAAACGACCTCGTCACGGGTTCTTGAAATGCAACAAGCGAAAAAATAACGGCCGTTTTCCGGTGGGTACgaaatgcaaattgaaatgccGTCGGGGCTTTCGACCCACCAATGTTATGCGAAAACGATGCCTGGCCGATGCCACATGGAGGGGCCCCGACGCATTATGCGAACCCATCAGCTGCCCCGGCATTCCTCCTATTTCCAATGGATGGGTTGAGCCCCTAAATTGTCAGCATGGAACCCATCGATTGGGCACCAAGTGCACGTTCCAGTGTTTACCCGGTTTTACACTCACCGGTCCCTCTGAGACGAAATGCACCGGGAAAAGCACGTGGAGAAACTTGACCACTCTCCCCACATGTACGAACGAGTTTCCCAAGCCGTTTATTATTTGCCCACCGGATATGGTCAAGCCACTGCCAGGGTCCTCAACTTCGGTTTACGTCATGTTCGCCCAACCCAAAACTAACGTGGACTGGTTCAG ATATGTGGACAGCGAGCCCAAGTGGGCTAAACAACTCGAAGGTGAGATGATACGTGGTAAGCACGTGGTCACGTTCAGAGCTAAAAGTCCAGTGGGAAACCAGGTAGCCTCCTGCCAGATGATTATTCATATCCAGGATAAAGAGCCACCCACTGTTCGGAAATGTCCAAGTTCGTTTGATCGGACATTAACGCCCGGACAATCCTCCATCATGGTTACTTGGATTGAACCCATCTTCCATGACAATGTGCAGATTCAGCATGTCATGGCCTCCTATCTACCAGGGCACTACTTCTCTAAAGGGCGTCACGACGTCTTGTACACTGCCACAGATGCGGATGGGAACAAGGCCAAATGTGGCTTCACCATCACCATCTACGTTGCACCGCCGCATTTGGTGGGCGTGACATCTCGTCCCACGTTCCGTCCACAACAGCAATTGCCCGCGCCCCTTGGGAGTGCTACTCACTCTAACTCGAACGCGAGACACCACGCTCGTCCTAGATCTCGACAGCATTCGTTTTACAGCCGATTCTCGATACCAGCCAAATGCCACGATGTACCCGAAATACAAAATGGTCAAATGGAATGCATAGACTCACATATAGGAAAGAAATGCACTCCGAAATGCGACCCGGGTCATGAAATCTATCAGAAATTTGGAAGTCGCATCCCCACATATTTGTGCAACAACTTCAGAGTGGATTGGGAAATCCGGCGCTTTATTCCGGACTGCAGCCCGGTCAAAGCGCTCTCGAGTGGCACGAAATGTGAATCTGGATGGGAGACTATACAAGATCAATGCTTTGCTTGTCCACCAGGTATGTTTAGGTCCGAGTTTGATCTCCTGTGCCATGATTGTGCCAAAGGATTCTATACTGAGTCTTTTGCCTCGGAGAGTTGTTCAGAATGTCCACTGCACCATACGACGCGAACCCGCGGTAGCCGCTCGTCGAGTTCCTGTCACTATTATCGACCTAAAACCGATGGCAATATCTATGGAAGAGGTAACTACGCAGAGCGAAAACCGAATCTAGGGTTTCAGCTCTACAACCGATGgtccaatgtcaaaaaatccaaaagaaATGTCGCTGCTAAGACCAAAACTGTCAAATCTTAG